The Setaria italica strain Yugu1 chromosome IX, Setaria_italica_v2.0, whole genome shotgun sequence genome has a window encoding:
- the LOC101767578 gene encoding uncharacterized protein LOC101767578 isoform X2 — translation MTALVDLDLNCRPSSPEPAVAEETRRAMLRQEQSFPDQMNDPHKFYGSFWKQSSSAQSSLHSTHEHKMNLGSWANQNQEDFTNSDKHKSPSNIAQQNSDVRASIWRKTYAYNGVIDLEKPCTSGDAVGDVGCSGFGNLSNQNGRSRDGSCCISPENSSLVESAQLCRAWNSSRLSPGSVGSSDTPDCQSPIKKSETESRHSLIDLNVPQEESLPVSSALFHSSSTYPGKTSKSPTEVSEAECGSGIGSMRGSSITVITPNSVADSSRDVVAESSVQRKGLFDLNVSLESIDMPSETISGYRDKVVNNDVSKGTASNHSFSRKNSLQAETSSKYLVHGNDHMLASKDDNNVLLPTSTNNGINKAQMPESGIVNKELLIPESPLADNNVPRLSISHNRASNLQEVSMLQAKAHDDDTTASIAARTLLSIFQHNSADTAYCPGSSSQTAAQNGNNEPQPSLDSFEKIVLSLDEIKDDGQSVYLAPSDKEGPACGIKLKRGRGMRNFQREIMPGLVSLARQEICEDLEAIGYEPKKTRSRKTRKRQGASSTRSRPRKRGSAARN, via the exons ATGACTGCTTTAGTGGATTTGGATCTCAACTGCCGTCCGTCGTCGCCGGAGCCCGCCGTGGCGGAGGAGACCCGGCGGGCAATGCTCCGTCAAGAACAGTCCTTCCCTGACCAG ATGAACGACCCGCATAAGTTTTATGGATCCTTCTGGAAGCAATCCAGTAGTGCACAGAGTAGCCTTCATTCCACTCATGAGCATAAG ATGAATTTGGGTTCGTGGGCCAATCAAAACCAAGAAGATTTCACCAATTCCGATAAGCACAAATCGCCGTCCAATATCGCGCAACAGAACTCAGATGTTAGGGCTTCAATTTGGAGAAAGACTTATGCTTATAACGGTGTGATTGACTTGGAGAAGCCATGCACTTCTGGTGATGCGGTGGGGGATGTTGGTTGCTCTGGCTTCGGCAACCTTTCCAACCAAAATGGGAGGTCTCGGGATGGTTCATGCTGCATTTCACCAGAGAATAGCTCACTTGTAGAGTCTGCTCAGTTGTGCAGAGCTTGGAATTCGTCACGTTTAAGCCCAG GTTCAGTTGGATCTAGTGACACTCCAGATTGCCAGTCCCCTATCAAAAAAAGTGAAACTGAATCAAGGCATTCACTGATTGACCTGAATGTTCCCCAAGAAGAAAGCCTTCCTGTGTCTTCTGCTCTTTTTCATTCTTCCTCGACATATCCTGGAAAAACTTCAAAAAGTCCTACAGAAGTTTCTGAAGCAGAATGTGGCTCTGGTATTGGATCAATGAGGGGATCTTCTATCACAGTGATCACACCCAACTCAGTTGCAGACAGTTCAAGGGATGTGGTAGCCGAATCCTCAGTTCAACGGAAGGGCCTTTTTGACCTAAATGTGTCACTTGAAAGTATTGACATGCCATCAGAAACAATTAGCGGTTACAGAGATAAGGTAGTAAATAATGATGTAAGTAAAGGAACTGCATCCAACCATTCTTTCTCCAGGAAAAATAGCCTGCAAGCAGAAACTTCCAGCAAATATTTGGTCCATGGAAATGATCATATGTTGGCAAGCAAGGATGACAATAACGTGCTCCTCCCAACCTCAACAAATAATGGTATCAATAAGGCTCAGATGCCAGAATCTGGAATCGTTAACAAGGAACTTTTAATCCCTGAATCTCCTCTAGCTGACAATAATGTCCCAAGACTGTCTATATCCCACAATCGAGCATCAAATCTTCAGGAGGTTAGCATGCTTCAAGCTAAGGCCCATGACGATGACACAACAGCTTCTATTGCAGCTAGAACGCTTCTTTCCATTTTTCAGCATAATTCTGCAGACACTGCATATTGCCCCGGAAGCAGCAGTCAGACAGCAGCTCAGAATGGAAACAATGAGCCTCAGCCCTCATTGGACTCTTTCGAGAAAATTGTGTTGAGTTTAGACGAGATCAAAGATGATGGCCAATCTGTATATCTGGCACCATCAGATAAGGAAGGACCAGCATGTGGGATCAAACTGAAGAGAGGAAGAGGGATGAGAAATTTTCAGAGGGAGATAATGCCTGGGCTTGTGTCTCTAGCAAGGCAAGAAATATGCGAGGACTTGGAAGCTATAGGTTATGAGCCAAAGAAGACTCGGTCTCGAAAAACACGCAAGCGTCAAGGTGCATCCTCAACTCGTTCAAGGCCGCGCAAGCGTGGCTCTGCTGCCAGGAACTGA
- the LOC101767184 gene encoding uncharacterized protein LOC101767184, protein MATAWVRSLSCRSSYAVTDAAVAPTPAKKPPPPLPFSCATTAAADVMDAVAYAQQARRKKMGRERDRRREAREPRPRPKKKPKPMAMAKEAAGALFMPSPAPGPPVSSAFLTMAELPEGHSSRRVVELIFSSGWGGASGAPEPSVEALFRVHSASRAVARFEEARAAARAHGAAARCGADGNEMMRFQCRSSPADAPGGVFGAGVATCRLGASASAVRTFACSGAAHASVAGACGGGTATGRRAMLVCRVIAGRVRPANDPSPRHAHASGAAAYDSIDMGNGELVVLDSRAVLPCFLIIYKV, encoded by the coding sequence ATGGCGACGGCGTGGGTGCGCTCACTCAGCTGCAGGTCCTCCTACGCCGtcaccgacgccgccgtcgcgccgacCCCGGCcaagaagccgccgccgccgcttccgttCTCTTGCGCCACTACGGCGGCCGCGGACGTGATGGACGCCGTGGCGTACGCGCAGCAggccaggaggaagaagatggggagggagagggacagGCGGAGGGAAGCGCGGGAGCCACGTCCACGGCCCaagaagaagccgaagccgatggcgatggcgaaggaggcggccggggcgtTGTTCATGCCGTCGCCGGCTCCGGGGCCGCCCGTGAGCTCGGCGTTCCTGACGATGGCGGAGCTGCCGGAGGGCCACTCGTCGCGGCGGGTGGTCGAGCTCATCTTCTCGTCCGGGTggggcggcgcgtcgggggcGCCGGAGCCGTCGGTGGAGGCGCTGTTCCGCGTCCACAGCGCATCGCGCGCGGTGGCGCGGTTCGAGGAGGCGCGGGCCGCagcgcgcgcgcacggcgccgcggcgcggtgCGGCGCCGACGGCAACGAGATGATGCGGTTCCAGTGCCGCTCCTCGCCCGCCGACGCGCCCGGCGGGGTGTTCGGCGCGGGCGTCGCCACCTGCCGCCTCGGCGCGTCCGCCTCCGCCGTGCGCACGTTCGCCTGCAGCGGCGCCGCGCACGCCAGCGTTGCCGGGGCCTGCGGTGGCGGCACCGCCACCGGCCGCAGGGCGATGCTGGTGTGCCGCGTCATCGCCGGTCGCGTCCGCCCCGCCAACGACCCGTCCCCGCGCCACGCCCacgcctccggcgccgccgcctacgACTCCATCGACATGGGCAACGGCGAGCTCGTTGTCCTCGACAGCCGCGCCGTGCTCCcctgcttcctcatcatctacAAGGTGTAG
- the LOC101767578 gene encoding uncharacterized protein LOC101767578 isoform X1 has protein sequence MTALVDLDLNCRPSSPEPAVAEETRRAMLRQEQSFPDQMNDPHKFYGSFWKQSSSAQSSLHSTHEHKVMNLGSWANQNQEDFTNSDKHKSPSNIAQQNSDVRASIWRKTYAYNGVIDLEKPCTSGDAVGDVGCSGFGNLSNQNGRSRDGSCCISPENSSLVESAQLCRAWNSSRLSPGSVGSSDTPDCQSPIKKSETESRHSLIDLNVPQEESLPVSSALFHSSSTYPGKTSKSPTEVSEAECGSGIGSMRGSSITVITPNSVADSSRDVVAESSVQRKGLFDLNVSLESIDMPSETISGYRDKVVNNDVSKGTASNHSFSRKNSLQAETSSKYLVHGNDHMLASKDDNNVLLPTSTNNGINKAQMPESGIVNKELLIPESPLADNNVPRLSISHNRASNLQEVSMLQAKAHDDDTTASIAARTLLSIFQHNSADTAYCPGSSSQTAAQNGNNEPQPSLDSFEKIVLSLDEIKDDGQSVYLAPSDKEGPACGIKLKRGRGMRNFQREIMPGLVSLARQEICEDLEAIGYEPKKTRSRKTRKRQGASSTRSRPRKRGSAARN, from the exons ATGACTGCTTTAGTGGATTTGGATCTCAACTGCCGTCCGTCGTCGCCGGAGCCCGCCGTGGCGGAGGAGACCCGGCGGGCAATGCTCCGTCAAGAACAGTCCTTCCCTGACCAG ATGAACGACCCGCATAAGTTTTATGGATCCTTCTGGAAGCAATCCAGTAGTGCACAGAGTAGCCTTCATTCCACTCATGAGCATAAGGTG ATGAATTTGGGTTCGTGGGCCAATCAAAACCAAGAAGATTTCACCAATTCCGATAAGCACAAATCGCCGTCCAATATCGCGCAACAGAACTCAGATGTTAGGGCTTCAATTTGGAGAAAGACTTATGCTTATAACGGTGTGATTGACTTGGAGAAGCCATGCACTTCTGGTGATGCGGTGGGGGATGTTGGTTGCTCTGGCTTCGGCAACCTTTCCAACCAAAATGGGAGGTCTCGGGATGGTTCATGCTGCATTTCACCAGAGAATAGCTCACTTGTAGAGTCTGCTCAGTTGTGCAGAGCTTGGAATTCGTCACGTTTAAGCCCAG GTTCAGTTGGATCTAGTGACACTCCAGATTGCCAGTCCCCTATCAAAAAAAGTGAAACTGAATCAAGGCATTCACTGATTGACCTGAATGTTCCCCAAGAAGAAAGCCTTCCTGTGTCTTCTGCTCTTTTTCATTCTTCCTCGACATATCCTGGAAAAACTTCAAAAAGTCCTACAGAAGTTTCTGAAGCAGAATGTGGCTCTGGTATTGGATCAATGAGGGGATCTTCTATCACAGTGATCACACCCAACTCAGTTGCAGACAGTTCAAGGGATGTGGTAGCCGAATCCTCAGTTCAACGGAAGGGCCTTTTTGACCTAAATGTGTCACTTGAAAGTATTGACATGCCATCAGAAACAATTAGCGGTTACAGAGATAAGGTAGTAAATAATGATGTAAGTAAAGGAACTGCATCCAACCATTCTTTCTCCAGGAAAAATAGCCTGCAAGCAGAAACTTCCAGCAAATATTTGGTCCATGGAAATGATCATATGTTGGCAAGCAAGGATGACAATAACGTGCTCCTCCCAACCTCAACAAATAATGGTATCAATAAGGCTCAGATGCCAGAATCTGGAATCGTTAACAAGGAACTTTTAATCCCTGAATCTCCTCTAGCTGACAATAATGTCCCAAGACTGTCTATATCCCACAATCGAGCATCAAATCTTCAGGAGGTTAGCATGCTTCAAGCTAAGGCCCATGACGATGACACAACAGCTTCTATTGCAGCTAGAACGCTTCTTTCCATTTTTCAGCATAATTCTGCAGACACTGCATATTGCCCCGGAAGCAGCAGTCAGACAGCAGCTCAGAATGGAAACAATGAGCCTCAGCCCTCATTGGACTCTTTCGAGAAAATTGTGTTGAGTTTAGACGAGATCAAAGATGATGGCCAATCTGTATATCTGGCACCATCAGATAAGGAAGGACCAGCATGTGGGATCAAACTGAAGAGAGGAAGAGGGATGAGAAATTTTCAGAGGGAGATAATGCCTGGGCTTGTGTCTCTAGCAAGGCAAGAAATATGCGAGGACTTGGAAGCTATAGGTTATGAGCCAAAGAAGACTCGGTCTCGAAAAACACGCAAGCGTCAAGGTGCATCCTCAACTCGTTCAAGGCCGCGCAAGCGTGGCTCTGCTGCCAGGAACTGA
- the LOC101768924 gene encoding probable xyloglucan galactosyltransferase GT19 — protein sequence MANPLFLFLLFLNVAAAPRAGADGADPCAGRRIYIRHLPPRFNADLLRHCGADAFPLADASAAATSAPPCESLANHGLGPRTHPRSRSWYRTDARLLEPFFHRRILERDCLADDPARADAVFVTYYAALDALPYVLDPALLDASARHGEELAGFLARDQPRILSRRQGHDHFLVVSGSAWDYAQSPGEGPRLWGTTSLLRRPELANFTFLTVESRMWPWQEHAIPHPTSFHPATLPHLRAWLARARRSRRGTLMLFAGGVSRPSRPNIRGSILAECANRTDACAVVDCSGGKCSHDPGRYMRAMLGAKFCLEPPGDTPTRRSTFDAILAGCVPVFFEDLAARRQYGWHLPPARYDEFSVHIPKETVVFGGVRIAETLEAVPEAEVRRMRKRVLEMAPRVLYRRHGSTAELRGAGKDAVDLAVDGVLRRIRRRTCAQDEGRPERIYAMEDDSVEM from the coding sequence ATGGCCAatcccctcttcctcttcctcctcttcctcaacgtcgccgccgccccccgcgccggcgccgacggggCGGACCCCTGTGCGGGCCGCCGGATCTACATCCGCCACCTTCCCCCTCGCTTCAACGCCGACCTCCTCCGCCACTGCGGCGCTGACGCCTTCCCGCTCGCCGACGCGTCCGCGGCGGCCACCTCGGCCCCGCCCTGCGAGTCGCTCGCCAACCACGGCCTCGGCCCGCGCACGCACCCGCGCAGCCGCTCCTGGTACCGCACCGACGCGCGGCTCCTGGAGCCCTTCTTCCACCGCCGCATCCTGGAGCGGGACTGCCTCGCCGACGACCCGGCCCGCGCCGACGCCGTGTTCGTGACCTACTACGCGGCGCTCGACGCGCTGCCGTACGTGCTCGACCCGGCGCTCCTCGACGCCTCGGCCCGGCACGGCGAGGAGCTCGCCGGGTTCCTCGCGCGGGACCAGCCGCGGATCCTGTCGCGCCGCCAGGGGCACGACCATTTCCTGGTGGTATCGGGGTCCGCGTGGGACTACGCGCAGTCCCCCGGCGAGGGGCCGAGGCTGTGGGGCACGACGTCGCTTCTGCGGCGGCCGGAGCTCGCCAACTTCACGTTCCTGACGGTGGAGTCCCGCATGTGGCCGTGGCAGGAGCACGCGATCCCGCACCCGACGTCCTTCCACCCGGCGACGCTCCCGCATCTGCGCGCCTGGCTCGCCCGTGCGCGCCGGTCCCGCCGCGGCACGCTGATGCTCTTCGCCGGCGGCGTCTCGCGCCCGTCCCGGCCCAACATCCGGGGCTCCATCCTCGCCGAGTGCGCGAACCGCACCGACGCGTGCGCCGTCGTGGATTGCTCCGGCGGCAAGTGCTCGCACGACCCCGGCCGGTACATGCGCGCCATGCTGGGGGCCAAGTTCTGCCTGGAGCCGCCGGGGGACACGCCGACGCGGCGGTCCACGTTCGACGCCATCCTCGCCGGCTGCGTGCCCGTCTTCTTCGAGGACCTCGCGGCGCGGAGGCAGTACGGTTGGCACCTGCCCCCCGCGCGGTACGACGAGTTCTCGGTGCACATTCCCAAGGAGACCGTGGTGTTCGGCGGCGTCAGGATCGCCGAGACGCTCGAGGCCGTGCCGGAGGCCGAGGTGCGGAGGATGCGGAAGCGCGTGCTGGAGATGGCGCCGAGGGTGCTGTACCGGCGGCACGGGAGCACGGCCGAGCTGAGGGGGGCCGGGAAGGACGCCGTCGACCTCGCCGTGGACGGCGTGCTGCGGAGGATTCGGAGGCGGACGTGCGCGCAGGATGAGGGACGGCCGGAGAGGATTTACGCGATGGAGGACGACAGCGTCGAGATGTAG
- the LOC101768525 gene encoding flavin-containing monooxygenase FMO GS-OX-like 3 — protein sequence MQSAPLRLAVIGAGAAGLAAARELRREGHAPVVFERAAAVGGTWLYAPPATSSDPLGAAATHSSLYASLRTNLPRESMGFLDFPFSAAAPGSADPRRFPGHEEVLRYLEAFARRFDLLRLVRFETEVLRVRREGRGKWEVTSRKLGDKGSGQEEVYDAVVVCNGHYTEPRIAVIPGVDAWPGKQMHSHNYRVPEPFLDQVVIIIGAAASADDISRDIASTAKEVHIADRSAPVCTCVKQPGYDNLWLHSMIDRAEEDGSVVFQDGSSIKADVIMHCTGYLYDFPFLGDDSTITVDDNCVDPLYKHVFPPEVAPQLSFIGLPWKVIPFPLFELQSKWVAGVLSGRIVLPSKEEMMEDVKAFYSKLEARGWPKRYTHNFSNYQFEYDDWLAEQCSHPPIEEWRKRMYAINGINKAIRPESYRDEWDDDHLVAEANEDFKKYL from the exons atGCAGTCGGctcccctccgcctcgccgtcatcggcgctggcgcggccggactagccgccgcccgcgagctccgccgcgaGGGCCACGCGCCCGTCGTCTTCGAGCGCGCAGCCGCCGTGGGGGGCACCTGGCTCTACGCGCCCCCGGCCACGTCCTCCGAcccgctcggcgccgccgcgacgcaCTCCAGCCTCTACGCCTCGCTCCGCACCAACCTGCCCCGCGAGAGCATGGGCTTCCTCGACTTCCCCttctccgcggcggcgcccggctccGCGGACCCCCGCAGGTTCCCCGGGCACGAGGAAGTGCTCCGGTACCTGGAGGCGTTCGCGCGGCGGTTCGATCTGCTCCGGCTCGTCCGGTTCGAGACGGAGGTGCTCAGGGTGCGGAGGGAGGGCCGCGGGAAGTGGGAGGTGACGTCGAGGAAGCTCGGGGACAAGGGGAGCGGCCAGGAGGAGGTGTACGACGCCGTCGTGGTCTGCAACGGGCACTACACGGAGCCGCGCATCGCCGTCATTCCAG GTGTAGATGCTTGGCCAGGGAAGCAGATGCATAGCCACAATTACCGTGTGCCGGAGCCATTCCTCGATCAA GTAGTGATCATAATTGGGGCTGCAGCAAGTGCAGATGACATTTCAAGAGACATTGCAAGCACTGCAAAAGAGGTTCATATTGCCGATAGATCAGCACCAGTTTGCACCTGTGTGAAGCAGCCTGGCTACGATAATCTGTGGCTTCATTCCATG ATTGACCGTGCAGAGGAGGATGGTAGTGTGGTGTTCCAGGATGGCAGTTCAATCAAAGCTGATGTCATCATGCACTGCACCGG CTACTTGTATGACTTCCCATTCCTTGGAGATGATAGCACTATCACTGTGGATGACAACTGTGTCGATCCTCTATACAAGCATGTTTTCCCACCAGAAGTGGCTCCTCAACTGTCCTTCATTGGATTACCCTGGAAG GTTATTCCTTTTCCGCTGTTTGAACTCCAAAGTAAGTGGGTCGCAGGAGTTCTATCAGGACGGATAGTGCTTCCATCTAAAGAAGAAATGATGGAAGATGTGAAAGCTTTCTACTCAAAACTAGAAGCACGTGGATGGCCTAAGAGATACACTCATAACTTTTCAAACTACCAG TTTGAGTATGATGATTGGCTTGCTGAGCAATGCAGCCATCCACCAATTGAAGAATGGAGGAAGCGGATGTACGCTATTAACGGGATAAACAAGGCAATTCGTCCTGAGAGTTATCGCGATGAGTGGGATGATGACCATCTAGTGGCCGAAGCAAATGAAGATTTCAAGAAATATTTGTAG